Proteins encoded together in one Microbacterium oxydans window:
- a CDS encoding TetR/AcrR family transcriptional regulator — MSESAVLDGRRARGDASRRIVLQSATDLASVEGLDGLTIGRLAEASGSSKSSIATLFQSKEGLQLATVAAAREIFTARIVEPAREHPRGVRRLAALLHNSLTYSKDRVFTGGCFFAATAADVDSKSGPVSDAVRAALVDWYGYVEAQLRHAVTAGEIDADPEVLAFELVALNEEANSRSLLMDDERPYALAASAMGARLRAAGADESAVALLDL; from the coding sequence ATGTCGGAGAGCGCGGTTCTGGACGGGCGGAGAGCCCGGGGCGATGCCTCGCGGCGGATCGTGCTGCAGAGCGCGACCGATCTCGCGTCGGTGGAAGGTCTCGACGGGCTGACGATCGGCCGCCTCGCGGAGGCCTCCGGGTCGAGCAAGAGCAGCATCGCGACACTCTTCCAGAGCAAGGAGGGGCTGCAGCTCGCCACGGTCGCCGCGGCCCGGGAGATCTTCACGGCGCGGATCGTCGAGCCGGCTCGCGAGCATCCGCGCGGCGTGCGCCGCCTCGCCGCGCTGCTGCACAACTCCCTGACCTACTCGAAGGACCGCGTCTTCACGGGCGGATGCTTCTTCGCCGCGACCGCGGCCGACGTGGACTCGAAGTCCGGACCGGTGAGCGATGCCGTGCGCGCCGCCCTGGTCGACTGGTACGGCTACGTCGAGGCTCAGCTGCGTCACGCGGTGACGGCGGGCGAGATCGATGCCGACCCGGAGGTGCTCGCGTTCGAGCTGGTGGCTCTGAACGAGGAGGCCAATTCGCGCTCGCTGCTGATGGACGATGAGCGTCCCTACGCCCTCGCCGCCTCTGCGATGGGCGCCCGGCTGCGCGCCGCCGGTGCCGACGAGTCGGCCGTGGCACTGCTCGACCTCTGA
- a CDS encoding MarR family winged helix-turn-helix transcriptional regulator, producing MTTESHEPTEPDPAEAIAQALSRLRGRRPGGPGGSGERGGGRGHGGPHGWHGGPHGGHGEDPRDHFEHHRGHPGMPPWMADPSGRLGGPARMRMLEALAAASSPLSVSALGTAIGVDQPRASRLVQQGVERGFVRREADPDDARRTRIALTDEGRRIARGARGERREMLTAALTPFTDEERVELARLLNKLADNWQR from the coding sequence GTGACCACCGAATCGCACGAGCCGACAGAGCCGGATCCCGCCGAAGCCATCGCCCAGGCCCTGTCCCGTCTGCGCGGTCGTCGCCCGGGCGGCCCCGGCGGCTCCGGGGAGCGTGGCGGAGGCCGCGGACACGGCGGTCCGCACGGATGGCACGGCGGCCCCCACGGCGGACACGGCGAAGACCCTCGCGATCACTTCGAGCACCACCGCGGTCATCCGGGGATGCCGCCCTGGATGGCGGATCCGTCCGGCCGCCTCGGTGGACCCGCGCGCATGCGGATGCTGGAGGCGCTCGCCGCGGCATCCTCCCCGCTCAGCGTGAGCGCTCTCGGCACGGCGATCGGCGTGGATCAGCCGCGCGCGTCCCGCCTCGTGCAGCAGGGGGTCGAGCGGGGCTTCGTGCGCCGCGAGGCCGACCCCGACGATGCGCGCCGCACGCGCATCGCCCTGACGGACGAAGGGCGTCGCATCGCGCGCGGCGCTCGCGGGGAGAGGCGGGAGATGCTCACGGCCGCGCTCACGCCGTTCACCGACGAGGAGCGGGTCGAACTCGCCCGGCTGCTGAACAAGCTCGCCGACAACTGGCAGCGCTGA
- a CDS encoding amidohydrolase codes for MRKLAPFDRSAQTAPALLTAHAIHTADAAATTATAMLTDRGRILAIGTLAECEAAAERGGYSPERIDLGDAVVVPGFVDAHAHPLMFGQMMSWVDCGPEKAGSIPEIVALLKAAAADLPEGRPVRGYGYEQRNLAEKRHPTRFELDEVAADREVYLMNASGHGGVVNSHTLEINGVDRDTPNPEGGEFFRDADGELTGELSDAACNILTGVHGVKIGHHGPNFHLADEPEEHLRQLDAATQRFLAGGVTSIGDAQVTRREFDMYLRLAEAGRLELRVSMYLLSHLLDEALEMGLVGQFGNAHLSFAGIKFYADGTLGGWTAYFPDGYVGDPCRTGQLYHEPAEYAGLIRKAHAAGLQTATHAQSPTAIEMVVSAIEAALAEHPDADARHRIEHCGLPTPEQIERMAVSGIRPVNQTQHYFNWGEGVEEAIGTPGERFNPLGEFERAGVPFTISSDAPVAEPIPLEAIQTAVTRVTRRGHKLGPDDLRVSALAALRAHTIEGAVSIGREDDLGSLEVGKYADFAVLSGDPLAVPAEEISAITVRETWVDGTRRHQV; via the coding sequence ATGAGAAAGCTCGCCCCCTTCGACCGCTCGGCCCAGACGGCACCCGCCCTGCTGACCGCGCACGCGATCCACACGGCGGATGCCGCGGCCACCACCGCGACGGCGATGCTGACCGACCGCGGGCGGATCCTCGCGATCGGCACCCTCGCCGAGTGCGAGGCGGCGGCCGAACGGGGTGGGTACTCTCCGGAGCGCATCGACCTCGGAGACGCGGTCGTCGTCCCCGGCTTCGTCGACGCCCACGCGCATCCGCTCATGTTCGGGCAGATGATGAGCTGGGTCGACTGCGGGCCGGAGAAGGCCGGCAGCATCCCCGAGATCGTGGCCCTGCTGAAGGCGGCGGCCGCCGACCTCCCCGAGGGGCGCCCGGTGCGCGGCTACGGCTACGAGCAGCGCAACCTGGCCGAGAAGCGGCATCCCACCCGCTTCGAGCTCGACGAGGTCGCCGCCGACCGCGAGGTGTACCTGATGAACGCCTCGGGCCACGGCGGCGTCGTGAACTCCCACACGCTGGAGATCAACGGCGTCGACCGCGACACCCCCAACCCCGAGGGCGGTGAGTTCTTCCGCGATGCGGACGGTGAGCTCACCGGTGAGCTGTCGGATGCCGCGTGCAACATCCTCACCGGCGTGCACGGCGTGAAGATCGGCCACCACGGTCCGAACTTCCACCTCGCCGACGAGCCGGAGGAGCACCTGCGCCAGCTGGACGCCGCGACCCAGCGCTTCCTGGCCGGCGGGGTCACGTCGATCGGCGACGCCCAGGTCACGCGCCGCGAGTTCGACATGTACCTGCGCCTCGCCGAGGCCGGGCGCCTGGAGCTGCGCGTGTCGATGTACCTGCTCTCGCACCTGCTCGACGAGGCGCTCGAGATGGGCCTGGTCGGACAGTTCGGCAACGCGCACCTCAGCTTCGCCGGCATCAAGTTCTACGCCGACGGCACGCTCGGCGGCTGGACCGCGTACTTCCCGGACGGCTACGTCGGCGACCCCTGCCGCACGGGCCAGCTCTACCACGAGCCCGCCGAATACGCCGGGCTGATCCGCAAGGCGCACGCCGCGGGGCTGCAGACCGCCACGCACGCCCAGTCGCCCACCGCGATCGAGATGGTCGTGTCGGCGATCGAGGCCGCGCTCGCCGAGCATCCGGATGCCGACGCGCGCCACCGCATCGAGCACTGCGGCCTGCCCACGCCCGAGCAGATCGAGCGGATGGCCGTGTCCGGCATCCGTCCGGTCAACCAGACCCAGCACTACTTCAACTGGGGCGAGGGCGTCGAAGAGGCCATCGGCACCCCGGGCGAGCGCTTCAACCCGCTGGGCGAGTTCGAGCGCGCGGGTGTCCCGTTCACCATCTCGTCGGATGCTCCGGTCGCCGAGCCCATCCCGCTCGAGGCCATCCAGACCGCCGTCACCCGCGTCACCCGTCGCGGGCACAAGCTCGGCCCGGACGACCTGCGCGTCTCCGCGCTCGCCGCTCTGCGCGCCCACACGATCGAGGGCGCCGTGTCGATCGGCCGCGAAGACGACCTGGGTTCGCTCGAGGTCGGCAAGTACGCCGACTTCGCGGTGCTCTCCGGCGACCCGCTGGCCGTGCCGGCCGAGGAGATCTCGGCGATCACGGTGCGCGAGACCTGGGTCGACGGCACGCGTCGTCACCAGGTGTGA
- a CDS encoding Lrp/AsnC family transcriptional regulator: MGGTMDFDAELIRALQEDGRASVLSLAQRLGQSRAAVAARLRTMLADRTVRVVAAVDPVFLGQHVLAHVSIRTDGSVELVAEHLRDMSETVLVSAVGGAHDVVTEVRVGSMSELHDLLALIRAIDGVLDISTIIYSTVIKGFFVSEYHGGVTLDTIDEALIEQLQADGRKSFRALGEEVRLSPSAVATRVQRLIDAGVIKISAVEARGLAHRQLSMGVGMTLGDDDEAVIDELRRGRGVDFAARTLGRFDAVATLVEPSAGALYASLERLRALPGVTRIEAWLHLAVLKEDYARTLRPLRTD, from the coding sequence ATGGGCGGGACCATGGATTTCGACGCCGAACTGATCCGTGCGCTGCAGGAGGACGGTCGGGCCAGCGTGCTCTCGCTCGCCCAGAGACTCGGACAGTCGCGAGCGGCCGTCGCGGCCCGCCTGCGCACGATGCTCGCCGATCGCACGGTGCGGGTCGTGGCCGCGGTCGATCCTGTCTTCCTCGGCCAGCATGTGCTCGCGCACGTCTCCATCCGCACCGACGGGTCGGTGGAGCTCGTGGCCGAGCACCTCCGCGACATGAGCGAGACCGTGCTGGTGTCGGCGGTCGGCGGCGCGCACGACGTGGTCACCGAGGTGCGCGTCGGGTCGATGTCGGAGCTGCACGACCTGCTGGCCCTGATCCGCGCGATCGACGGCGTGCTCGACATCAGCACGATCATCTACTCCACCGTGATCAAGGGGTTCTTCGTCTCGGAGTACCACGGCGGCGTCACGCTCGACACGATCGACGAGGCGCTCATCGAGCAACTGCAGGCCGACGGACGCAAGAGCTTCCGCGCGCTGGGCGAGGAGGTGCGCCTCTCCCCCTCCGCCGTCGCGACCAGGGTGCAGCGGCTGATCGACGCCGGGGTCATCAAGATCAGCGCGGTGGAGGCCCGCGGGCTCGCGCACCGGCAGCTGTCGATGGGGGTCGGCATGACGCTCGGCGACGACGACGAGGCCGTGATCGACGAGCTGCGACGCGGACGCGGGGTGGACTTCGCCGCGCGCACGCTCGGTCGGTTCGACGCCGTGGCCACGCTCGTCGAGCCCTCGGCCGGAGCGCTGTACGCCAGCCTGGAGCGCCTGCGCGCCCTGCCGGGAGTGACGCGCATCGAGGCCTGGCTGCACCTCGCGGTGCTGAAGGAGGACTACGCCCGCACGCTCCGGCCGCTGCGCACGGACTGA
- a CDS encoding thiamine pyrophosphate-binding protein, giving the protein MSTESTTAEQYADTAGRAVLETIRAYGVTAVFGIPGTHNLELYRPLADLGIRAVTNRHEQGSGYGADGWAQQTGLPGVVITTSGPGLQNAMSAIGTAFCESRPLIVLSPGVPLGAEFADVGTLHETKDATAMVGAIAEWSRRVSSAAEAVEAVHDAFTLFRTGRPRPVHIEIPLDVLEAPADVSAEARQPRPVPARVSGESTALAEAARLLATAKTPVIVAGGGAVDAAHEVTTLAERLGAPVLTTLNGKGVVDERHPLSLGSNLRLASARAVAEGADVLLVVGSKLGEAELWAPRLDARGAVIRIDISPAQRDKNLAATVGLTGDAAAVSGALLDLLPDETRPPRDLSAERAAIDAEVRETTPETVALAEIIAGALPEDAIVAGDSSQIVYMALGSVLRSEHPHSLLYTPTYATLGYGLPAAIGAAVAQTEHPVVTVIGDGALMFCVNELVTAVEQRLDVTVVCVDNGGYAEIRQNEVDRGMEPIGVDLVQPDWAALATAFGATGRRVERRDDIASSIRAAITDGGVQLVHIPQHAL; this is encoded by the coding sequence ATGAGCACCGAGAGCACGACGGCAGAGCAGTACGCCGACACCGCCGGTCGGGCGGTGCTGGAGACGATCCGCGCCTACGGCGTGACCGCGGTCTTCGGCATCCCCGGCACCCACAACCTGGAGCTCTACCGCCCGCTCGCCGACCTCGGCATCCGTGCGGTGACGAACCGTCACGAGCAGGGATCCGGCTACGGCGCCGACGGCTGGGCGCAGCAGACCGGCCTCCCCGGCGTGGTCATCACGACCTCGGGTCCCGGCCTGCAGAACGCCATGAGCGCGATCGGCACGGCGTTCTGCGAGTCTCGGCCCCTCATCGTCCTGTCGCCCGGGGTGCCGCTCGGCGCGGAGTTCGCCGACGTGGGCACCCTGCACGAGACGAAGGATGCGACGGCCATGGTCGGCGCGATCGCCGAATGGTCGCGCCGGGTGAGCAGCGCGGCCGAGGCCGTCGAGGCCGTGCACGACGCGTTCACGCTGTTCCGCACCGGTCGCCCTCGTCCCGTGCACATCGAGATCCCGCTCGACGTGCTGGAGGCCCCGGCCGACGTCTCCGCCGAGGCGCGGCAGCCGCGTCCGGTCCCGGCGCGGGTCTCGGGGGAGTCGACCGCGCTCGCCGAGGCGGCCCGTCTGCTCGCCACCGCGAAGACCCCGGTGATCGTGGCCGGCGGCGGAGCCGTGGATGCCGCGCACGAGGTCACGACCCTCGCCGAGCGTCTCGGCGCCCCGGTGCTGACCACGTTGAACGGTAAGGGCGTGGTCGACGAGCGGCATCCGCTCTCGCTCGGCTCGAACCTCCGCCTCGCGTCCGCCCGCGCGGTCGCCGAGGGGGCCGACGTGCTGCTCGTGGTCGGCTCGAAGCTCGGCGAGGCCGAGCTGTGGGCACCGCGACTCGACGCGCGCGGAGCCGTGATCCGCATCGACATCTCACCGGCGCAGCGCGACAAGAACCTCGCCGCGACCGTGGGCCTCACGGGAGACGCGGCCGCCGTGTCGGGTGCCCTCCTGGACCTGCTCCCGGACGAGACCCGCCCGCCACGCGACCTGTCCGCCGAACGCGCCGCGATCGACGCCGAGGTGCGGGAGACCACACCCGAGACCGTGGCCCTCGCCGAGATCATCGCCGGCGCCCTCCCGGAAGATGCGATCGTCGCGGGCGACTCGTCCCAGATCGTGTACATGGCGCTCGGCAGCGTGCTGCGGTCGGAGCACCCGCACTCCCTCCTCTACACGCCCACCTACGCGACCCTCGGCTACGGCCTGCCCGCCGCGATCGGTGCCGCCGTCGCGCAGACGGAGCACCCGGTGGTGACCGTGATCGGCGACGGCGCCCTGATGTTCTGCGTGAACGAGCTCGTGACCGCCGTGGAGCAGCGCCTCGACGTCACGGTCGTGTGCGTCGACAACGGCGGGTACGCCGAGATCCGTCAGAACGAGGTCGACCGCGGCATGGAGCCGATCGGCGTCGACCTGGTGCAGCCCGACTGGGCGGCCCTCGCCACGGCTTTCGGGGCGACCGGCCGCCGGGTGGAACGGCGCGACGACATCGCGTCGAGCATCCGCGCCGCGATCACCGACGGGGGCGTGCAGCTGGTGCACATCCCGCAGCACGCCCTCTGA
- a CDS encoding MFS transporter, with the protein MTTTPTSGTHSRARRAGIAAFVGTTIEWYDFYVYATAAALVFGPLFFPSGDRLAETAAAFATFAVAFLVRPLGGIIFGHIGDKLGRRTSLVITLLMMGAATVLVGCLPTYENIGILAPILLILLRAVQGLAVGGEWGGAVLMSVEHAPEKSKTFYGGFTQLGNPAGALLASGIFAIMTRMGDDFIINGGWRIPFLLSIVLVGVGFWVRYRVEETPVFEAKVEGRKQSMPLAFALRTNWRPILLGIGILPISTGGYYLATTFVTAYATGEPISVSEQVILDAMTIASFVEFVVTLPVAWLGDKWGRKNVMYIGLITSVLTFVPFLLIMPGRIEPLIFLFASLVRIAMSATYAPIAALLSQMFRPQARYTSIALSYGVGAAIWAGFSPWFATQLIAWTGSIWSVIAMFIGMAVIAGICTRLAPQHSDEAPVTASFTARTDTTANRLP; encoded by the coding sequence ATGACCACTACCCCCACCAGCGGCACCCACAGCCGGGCGCGACGCGCCGGCATCGCCGCCTTCGTCGGCACCACCATCGAGTGGTACGACTTCTACGTCTACGCGACCGCCGCGGCGCTCGTCTTCGGTCCGCTGTTCTTCCCGAGCGGCGACCGGCTGGCCGAGACCGCAGCGGCCTTCGCGACCTTCGCGGTCGCCTTCCTCGTCCGCCCCCTCGGCGGCATCATCTTCGGCCACATCGGCGACAAGCTCGGCCGACGCACGTCGCTCGTCATCACGCTGCTGATGATGGGCGCGGCCACGGTCCTCGTCGGCTGCCTGCCCACGTACGAGAACATCGGCATCCTCGCCCCGATCCTCCTGATCCTCCTCCGTGCGGTGCAGGGCCTCGCGGTCGGCGGCGAGTGGGGCGGCGCGGTGCTCATGAGCGTCGAGCACGCCCCCGAGAAGTCGAAGACCTTCTACGGCGGCTTCACGCAGCTCGGCAACCCGGCCGGCGCCCTGCTGGCCTCCGGCATCTTCGCGATCATGACCCGCATGGGCGACGACTTCATCATCAACGGCGGCTGGCGCATCCCGTTCCTGCTGTCGATCGTGCTGGTCGGTGTCGGCTTCTGGGTCCGCTACCGCGTCGAGGAGACCCCGGTCTTCGAGGCGAAGGTCGAGGGTCGCAAGCAGTCGATGCCGCTGGCCTTCGCGCTGCGCACCAACTGGCGTCCGATCCTCCTCGGCATCGGCATCCTGCCGATCTCGACCGGCGGCTACTACCTGGCCACCACGTTCGTCACCGCGTACGCGACCGGCGAGCCGATCTCCGTGAGCGAGCAGGTCATCCTCGACGCGATGACGATCGCCTCGTTCGTGGAGTTCGTCGTGACCCTCCCGGTCGCCTGGTTGGGCGACAAGTGGGGCCGCAAGAACGTCATGTACATCGGCCTGATCACCTCGGTGCTCACCTTCGTGCCGTTCCTGCTGATCATGCCCGGCCGTATCGAACCGCTCATCTTCCTGTTCGCCTCGCTGGTGCGCATCGCGATGAGTGCGACCTACGCGCCGATCGCCGCGCTGCTCTCGCAGATGTTCCGTCCGCAGGCCCGCTACACCTCGATCGCGCTGTCCTACGGCGTCGGTGCGGCGATCTGGGCCGGGTTCTCGCCCTGGTTCGCGACCCAGCTCATCGCCTGGACCGGCAGCATCTGGTCCGTCATCGCGATGTTCATCGGCATGGCCGTGATCGCCGGCATCTGCACGCGTCTCGCGCCGCAGCACTCCGACGAGGCTCCCGTCACCGCCTCCTTCACCGCCCGCACCGACACGACGGCGAACAGGCTGCCGTGA
- a CDS encoding alpha/beta hydrolase family protein, producing MPSLPAMLARSIHTAAAVSPALAGDIAYRLFFTTSPRMAVRDADAPTHADARRGRLSVRGIEVVTYEWGTGPRTALLLHGWRGRASQFAPLVRELVAEGFHVLAFDAPAHGSSAGRGTDIRDWVDAAEQLQDRHGPFAAIVGHSFGALAALTVARSTVPTPAVVAIAGAASPEAFLAQFARDLRLDAATTARLSARFRRRLDVDQETVSERYDAARHPLPADTALLVVHDRGDRRMPDHDSLRLHDAHPERSRLLRTEGLGHTRVLSADATLDAVLALVTDGLAGVDALGTTTTTAPAARETASMRA from the coding sequence ATGCCGTCCCTCCCCGCGATGCTCGCGCGCAGCATCCACACCGCAGCCGCCGTCTCCCCCGCGCTCGCCGGCGACATCGCCTACCGCCTGTTCTTCACGACCTCACCGCGGATGGCGGTGCGCGATGCGGATGCTCCCACTCACGCCGACGCCCGCCGCGGACGACTGTCGGTGCGCGGCATCGAGGTCGTCACGTACGAGTGGGGCACCGGGCCGCGCACGGCGCTGCTCCTGCACGGATGGCGCGGACGCGCCTCGCAGTTCGCGCCCCTCGTGCGGGAACTCGTCGCCGAGGGGTTCCATGTCCTCGCGTTCGATGCCCCGGCCCACGGCTCGTCGGCCGGGCGGGGCACCGACATCCGCGACTGGGTCGACGCCGCCGAGCAGCTGCAGGACCGGCACGGCCCCTTCGCCGCGATCGTCGGGCACTCGTTCGGCGCCCTCGCCGCACTGACCGTCGCGCGGTCGACCGTTCCGACCCCGGCGGTCGTCGCGATCGCCGGGGCGGCGAGCCCCGAGGCCTTCCTCGCGCAGTTCGCCCGAGACCTCCGGCTCGACGCCGCGACGACAGCACGCCTGTCCGCGCGGTTCCGCCGGCGACTCGACGTCGACCAAGAGACCGTGTCGGAGCGCTACGATGCGGCCCGTCACCCCCTCCCCGCCGACACCGCGCTCCTCGTCGTGCACGACCGTGGCGACCGGCGGATGCCCGACCACGACTCCCTCCGCCTGCACGACGCCCACCCCGAGCGGTCCCGCCTGCTCCGCACCGAGGGCCTCGGACACACCCGGGTGCTGTCGGCGGATGCGACCCTCGACGCGGTCCTGGCGCTCGTGACGGACGGGCTGGCGGGGGTCGACGCCCTCGGCACGACGACGACCACGGCACCTGCGGCTCGGGAGACCGCGTCGATGCGAGCCTGA
- a CDS encoding MFS transporter: MSEPEPRQGVPEPVATANSGAVAVVGLDLRGETPAPKKQVYSWALWDWATQPFNTVILTFIFTALYLTTDAFLPAELAALDPKSQAHEAAIADLTSGLGLGSTIAAFAILLLAPVLGQRADAAGRQKLWLGIGTGALILCMFGLWFVEPTPTLFWLGVALISAGSVFGEIAAVNSNAMLIGIANPKTVGRISGLGWGFGYLGGIIALVIVIVFYMMDWFGLPEDGGLPFRIIAVGCAIWAIVFSIPIFLNVPEPSLGRPDRKVGFFASYRLLVKDVIGLYRSPETRPTFWFLLASAVFRDGLGGIFAFGAVIGSTVFHFQFLDIVIFGIAANLIAGVSTIIAGRFDDRFGPKRIILLSLGAMVVAGLGVFFLRDGGTIVFWIGGLILCAFVGPAQASARSFLARVTPAGREGEIFGLYATTGRAASWMASGAWTLLIVLTAQTAFGILGIVIVLIAGFLLLLPVKAPR; encoded by the coding sequence ATGAGCGAACCCGAACCTCGCCAGGGCGTTCCCGAGCCCGTGGCGACTGCGAACAGCGGCGCCGTGGCCGTCGTCGGCCTGGATCTGCGCGGCGAGACGCCGGCCCCGAAGAAGCAGGTCTACTCCTGGGCGCTGTGGGACTGGGCGACGCAGCCCTTCAACACGGTCATCCTGACGTTCATCTTCACGGCGCTCTACCTGACGACCGACGCGTTCCTCCCCGCAGAGCTCGCCGCCCTCGACCCGAAGAGCCAGGCGCACGAGGCGGCCATCGCCGACCTCACCTCGGGCCTCGGGCTCGGCTCGACCATCGCGGCCTTCGCCATACTCCTCCTCGCGCCGGTCCTCGGTCAGCGGGCCGATGCCGCCGGGCGGCAGAAGCTCTGGCTCGGCATCGGCACCGGCGCCCTCATCCTGTGCATGTTCGGCCTCTGGTTCGTCGAGCCGACGCCCACGCTGTTCTGGCTCGGCGTCGCCCTCATCTCCGCCGGATCGGTGTTCGGCGAGATCGCGGCGGTCAACTCGAACGCCATGCTCATCGGCATCGCGAACCCCAAGACCGTGGGCCGCATCTCCGGGCTCGGCTGGGGCTTCGGCTACCTCGGCGGCATCATCGCGCTCGTCATCGTGATCGTCTTCTACATGATGGACTGGTTCGGCCTCCCGGAAGACGGCGGCCTCCCGTTCCGCATCATCGCGGTCGGCTGTGCGATCTGGGCGATCGTGTTCAGCATCCCGATCTTCCTGAATGTGCCGGAGCCGTCGCTCGGCCGCCCGGACCGCAAGGTCGGCTTCTTCGCCTCCTACCGGCTGCTGGTCAAAGACGTCATCGGCCTCTACCGCTCCCCCGAGACGCGGCCGACGTTCTGGTTCCTGCTCGCGAGCGCCGTGTTCCGCGACGGACTGGGCGGCATCTTCGCGTTCGGCGCCGTGATCGGGTCGACGGTCTTCCACTTCCAGTTCCTCGACATCGTGATCTTCGGCATCGCGGCCAACCTCATCGCGGGCGTCTCCACGATCATCGCCGGGCGCTTCGACGACCGGTTCGGCCCCAAGCGGATCATCCTGCTGTCGCTCGGCGCGATGGTGGTCGCCGGCCTCGGCGTCTTCTTCCTGCGTGACGGCGGCACGATCGTCTTCTGGATCGGCGGCCTCATCCTGTGCGCCTTCGTCGGCCCCGCGCAGGCCTCCGCCCGCTCCTTCCTCGCCCGGGTCACCCCGGCAGGGCGCGAGGGCGAGATCTTCGGCCTGTACGCCACGACCGGTCGGGCCGCGAGCTGGATGGCCTCCGGCGCCTGGACGCTGCTGATCGTGCTGACGGCCCAGACGGCATTCGGCATCCTGGGCATCGTGATCGTGCTGATCGCGGGCTTCCTGCTGCTGCTGCCGGTGAAGGCCCCACGCTGA
- a CDS encoding cation diffusion facilitator family transporter → MTVFLAFLANVLVAVAKTIAALITSSASMVAEAAHSWADAGNEVFLLIADRRGAKAKDARHPLGYGRNAFVWSLIAAFGIFTAGSIVSIMHGIQELSDTGPVESPMVAYIVLGISFVLEGASFTQAMVKSRRLAKERGSSTWDFVLETSDTTLRAVFFEDSAALIGLVLAGGAILLHQITGVAAWDAIGSILVGVLLGVVAIILIRRNIAFLVGATAAPELRARVGKALLGLPQIERVTYLHIEYVGPNRLFIVAEVDLAGDAREHDVALRLRELEQRIEEHEAVETAVLSLSVDDEPSAEFASA, encoded by the coding sequence GTGACCGTCTTCCTCGCCTTCCTCGCCAACGTCCTGGTCGCGGTGGCGAAGACGATCGCGGCGCTCATCACCTCCTCCGCATCGATGGTCGCCGAGGCGGCCCACTCGTGGGCGGATGCCGGGAACGAGGTGTTCCTCCTCATCGCCGACCGCCGCGGGGCGAAGGCGAAGGATGCGCGGCATCCGCTCGGCTACGGCCGCAACGCCTTCGTGTGGTCGCTGATCGCCGCCTTCGGGATCTTCACGGCCGGGTCGATCGTGTCGATCATGCACGGCATCCAGGAGCTGTCCGACACCGGTCCCGTCGAGAGCCCGATGGTGGCGTACATCGTGCTGGGCATCTCGTTCGTGCTCGAGGGTGCGTCGTTCACCCAGGCGATGGTGAAGTCCCGCCGCCTCGCGAAGGAGCGGGGTTCGTCGACCTGGGACTTCGTGCTGGAGACGAGCGACACCACGCTGCGGGCCGTGTTCTTCGAGGACTCGGCCGCCCTCATCGGCCTGGTGCTGGCGGGAGGCGCGATCCTCCTGCACCAGATCACCGGGGTCGCCGCCTGGGACGCCATCGGCTCGATCCTGGTCGGGGTGCTGCTGGGCGTGGTCGCCATCATCCTCATCCGGCGGAACATCGCGTTCCTCGTGGGCGCGACCGCCGCGCCGGAGCTGAGGGCGCGTGTCGGGAAGGCCCTGCTCGGCCTGCCCCAGATCGAGCGCGTCACCTACCTGCACATCGAGTACGTGGGACCGAACCGGCTCTTCATCGTCGCGGAGGTCGACCTGGCCGGCGACGCCCGCGAGCACGACGTGGCCCTGCGGCTGCGCGAGCTGGAGCAGCGGATCGAGGAGCATGAGGCGGTCGAGACCGCGGTGCTCTCCCTGTCGGTCGACGACGAGCCCTCGGCGGAATTCGCCTCGGCCTAG